aatatatagcaAAACAGTTGGCTTAATTAAAAAGAAGTAATGAATTAAAGTATGTATATTTAGTAACTTACCTACATAGTTGAAATTAATTATCGGATTCCAAATACGTATCACAAGTCGATAATACATTAGGTATGCTATGTTTCATAAATGATATAGTTTTTTGTGCACATCTTTGTAGTATTTTAGTCGGTTTCCTCTTATCACCAAAAAAAACGCCCAATTTTCTTCATCTTAATTTTCGGTTTCAAAAAAGTTTTCTATCAAATATTGAATACCAATACAGGAAGGTAGTGTCCTAATTCCAACAAATCCTAATTTTATTCATGTCATTTGTTTTCTATGACGGTAATGAATCAACGACTTTGTGATTTGGGCGtatctgattttgtaaacaaacattagaaagcaaattaattaaattaaggtgacacgggaagcacaaacaatcatcaaatcgtcatcatttcatcattgaatgcttaattttttttctacaacaaatatgaattcgtaaaagtatcaccggcgcgtgcttactcgcaatctacatgctgatacatttacagttacatcaaacaactgaaaaccgaaatacgtcgcaccaaagttgcgaggtggcaatgctagaaagagacaaaagataggaaaaataacacggtgtgtagtgcctccccgagtcaccttaagcgATTCCTGAGAAAGGCATCGGACTGAATAGATTCAATCATGCTCGGTTCCCAATAATAAGTTGCAATATTGTACATGGAATTGCGTTTGGTACGGAAATTTGGCCGTATTACtgcgtcccatgttacctttgatgaaaaaattcaaactagagtcaatttgtcccattaATTTCAGGATCGATTAgatcttaaaatttaacaaatatttttgggatgTTATGAGCGTAGGCAGCACTTTTCCAGGACATATAATGAATCACTACTTATTCAAACGGTTTACAGTCTCTATTATCATCAAAAAACAGcttcattttttcagtgggacaaattgactcgagtttgagatttttcatcaaaggttacatgggacaattatccGTAGAACGGCAGTGCGGTCGGAACAGAAAAAACGACCATCAACCAATCaaataaggggctgtccatataccacgtggacaggtttttaTCAGTTTAAGATACGcccctcccccagcgtggacaatagctcatacaaattttcaaaaaaatgtatgaaCTGTGGACATTCGCCAtaccctccctccccctaaactgtccacgtgATATATGGACATCCTCGAATATAGCTGTGCAATCGGTGAAGAGTGGTATATCGCTTCGATCCGCTGCCGAGATTGGATAAATGAAGCAATGAAGATAAGAACCGGTGCTTCAGCCCCAGATATACTACCAAGGAAGGTAGCTTCATGAGAAAACAGTTTCAAGGAGCTTAGTAAAAAATATAGGAGGACGGGGAAAAAATCATTCCATAATTTTACCGCTATTAtgctattttttctctaaataaTACCGCACTCTGTTGAACTATAGTCCGACAAAAGAATTGACActgaaaaatattattaaaaaaaaatgattctgaaATACAGATAAATTAGCAAAAGTTGGTGAAAACTTGAATTTCCGTATAAGAAATCTGTTCTTGAATATTTTGTaagaattggttttcgggagATATGTTGGTGAATCAATAAACACGCGTCTTAACTGGTCGACAAATTTATTCAAACTGTACCTTCTTATTCTATTACATTTTCTCTCTCCTTCTTTTCGCGCCTAGAAGAAAAGGCGAACATGGGCGAACATCCTTTCGCGCCAAGAGCAAGCGGCGATCGATCCTGACTGGGGGTCGCACGATGTAAATGCGTTTTTATCATCATACTCCCCCCGTTGAGTCCATCGGATCAACATTTGGAAGGAAGCAAACCTTTGCTACCGCTCGTCGAAACTCCTTTGAGTCAGCACGGACTGTAACGACTCGCACAATGCCATCCTGTCCAGGGTGTGTAGCCACGATGCGTCCCAATCGCCactggtgcggtggtgaattaTCGTCCTTCAGTACGACTACGGCGCCAATATCGATTTTCGAAACTTCACTATTCCACTTCGGTCTGGATTGCAAATAATGCAAATACTCAGCTGACCAGCGCTTCCAGAAATGCTGCTTCATTAACTGAATATGTTGCCAACGTCCCAATCGACCAACCTTCACATCCTCATATGACGGTTCCGGAATGCTCAAAGCTGATCGTCCGATAAGGAAGTGTGATGGGGTCAAAACCTCGATGTCGTTCGGGTCATCCGATACAGGAATCAATGGACGACTGTTCAAGATGGCCTCACACTGCGCTAGAAATGTTGTCATTTCTTCGAACGTTAGTTTGGTCTCACCGACGACACGCTTCAAATGATGTTTGACGGATTTTACCCCCGCCTCCCATATACCACCGAAATGCGGACTACGTGGCGGGATGAAGTGCCATACAATTCCTTTGGATGTACAGAAATCGTTCAATTTTCGTTGAAGTGCCTGATCCTCGAATATTCTGCGCAGCTCGGCTAGCTCATGATTCGCACCAACAAATGTAGTTCCATTGTCGGAATACATATTACTCACAATACCACGTCGGCTGATAAACCGTTGTAGAGCAGCGATGAAGTTTTCTCCGGTCAAGTTTGATACTACCTCAATATGAATGGCCTTGGTGGCCAAACAAATAAACACTGCGATATAAGCCTTGTACAGCGTTTTCTTCCTACCAGCTTCCTTGAGATATACTGGGCCGGCATAATCGACTCCAGTATTCGAAAAAACGGGTGAAGGTGTAATCCTATAGTCTGGGAGTTCGCCCATGAACTGGTTCACCGGCGATGGATTGTGCCGAAAACAGACATAGCATTTGGAGACAATGCGTTTTATTAGCAACCTTGCTTTGATGGGCCAATATCGTTCGCGTAGAATAGCCAACAATCCTCGTTGTCCAACATGAAAATTATCGATGTGTAGTtgacgaaccagaatttcagtCACGTGATGCTTTTCTGGCAACAATATTTGATGCTTGCCGTCATAGGGTATCGATGAATATTTCAGGCGACCACCAACCCTGATGATCCCATCCTTATCGCTGAAAAGAGCTAAACCTCGGTACTGCTTTAACTGCTTACCCTTTACCATAGCATCGAAAATCTCATCAAACGCCTCCTTCTGCACGAGCTTCAGTATAGTTTGTGTTGCTTCAGCGATTTCACACACGTGCAAGTCGGAAGTGTTACGAACCTTCGTACGCACGTTTTTGATAAAACGCAACACATACGCCCACGCACGTTGTAGGCGGCGAAAACTGCTCATCCTTGTCAGGTCCAATGACATTGGTCGTTGTACGGCAGTTGCAACTAACGCCGGCTTAAGTTCTGGCAGCTCATTGTcatccaaataaattctttcaaCGTTGTCAGAAGAGTCTTGCAGCCACAGAGTTGGTGCACCTTTGAACCACTGTTCCATCTCGAATAGTTCTGCCGGTAGTACACCACGGGAAATTATGTCGGCAGGATTGTCATACGTTCGCACATAACACCACTTGTAGTCCTGCGTTAGCTCGTGTATTGTAGCAACACGATTTGCAACAAACTGATTCAAAGCAAGCGGTGACTTTGCAAACCAACTCAAACATACTTGTGAGTCAGTGTGGAGTGTCACTTTCGAGAAAGGTATTTTCATCGCCGAAATCGTTTTCTCCACCAAACGTGCCAGAAGCAGTGTTCCGCATAATTCCAGACGAGGAATAGTCATTGGCTTCAAGGGAGCCACTCTCGATTTGCTGCAAACTAGCTCAACGCTCACAGTTCCATTAGGGGAGATGCACCTAGTGTACAAGACTGCCCCGTATGCACGCTGGGAAGCGTCCGAAAATCCGTGAAGCTCCAGTGTTGTTGCCTCACTTGTGATTACACACCGTTTCTTTCGTAGTGCGTTAACCAATGGAAGCTGTTCTCGGAATGTGGTCCACAGTTCGTTTTGCTCGTTAGGAAGCTCGTCGTCCCAATTCAATTTGAGCCTCCATAAGTCCTGCATCAGCAGTTTCGCTGTCGTCGTCACAGGACCGAGGTATCCACACGGATCGAATAGGTGTCCAATCACAGAAAGTACGCTTCGTTTGGTTGGCCTCGTGTTTCCTACTCTACCATCCAATAAGGTGACATTGAATGTGAAGTAGTCTTCATTGGGATTCCAAATAAGGCCAAGAGTCCTAATCACGTTGTTGATATCGGCTTCTTCGAAGTTGAAAAGAGTCTCTTGGAGATCGTGTGGTATGATATCTCGCACAGCTTTGCTGTTGGAGCAAAACTTGTGCACTCCAAATCCTCCTCGTCGTAGAAGCTCAGTTAGTTGCTTGTAGATTTTTATTACTTCTTGTTCGTTCCTACCACCGGTGAGAAAATCGTCGATGTAGCTGTTGTCCTCAATGACTTTTGATGCAAGTGGTAGGTCAGTTGCTTCATCCTTTGCCAATTGCAATAATGTTCGCGTTGCCAGATAGGGTGCACTGGCGCAACCGTACGTCACGGTGGTTAGCTCGAATGTTGCCATCTCGTTGTTCGTGTTGAGCCACAAAATGCGCTGGTATTTCCTGTCGTCTTTGTGTACTTGTACCTGCCTGTACATTTTAGGAATGTCCGCTGTCAGTACCACAGGGTAGCAGCAGAATCGTAATAATATCGTGATGAGATCGTTTTGCACTGTTGGTCCAACTCCTAAAGCGTCGTTCAATGATAGACCAGATGTTGTCTTAGCCGAAGCGTCGAAAACTACACGAATCTTTGTCGAAGAGCTTGACTCCTTATAGACAGCATGGTGGGGTAAGAAGTAGCAATCCTCAGGTTTGTCATGCACTTCCACCATATGGCCTAATTCTAGGTACTCATCCATGAATTCGGTGTAGCGTTTTTTCTTCTCGTCGTTTGCGAAAGATCTCAGTAGTCGGTTGAATCGTACTCGTGCCGTTTCCAAAGAGTCACcaagttggctcttgttttggTTAAACGGCAGTTTGACAATGTACCGACCACTTTCGTCGCGTGAAGTCGTTCGCTCGTAGTGTTCCTCGATGGCTTGTTCCGCTGGCGTATATGGAGATGCTTCTATGCAGGTTTCGAGTTCCCAAAACTTCACAAGGGTGCGATTTAGTTGGTCATCGATGTGGTTCAATTGGCAAACTGCATGTGTGGGGCCGATTTGTATCGCCTTTACCGGACCGCTAACAATCCAACCCAGCTGTGTTTCGATTAACGTAGGCGTTCCTTCAGCAAGTTTCATGCGGCCGGTCTTGATCAGGTCGAAAATAGTTCAGCACCGATAATCATTTGGATTTCGTCGGGAGTATGGAACGATGGGTCTGCCAACGCAAGATTATCAGGAATGATCCAAGAACGCACGTCCACCTTGGTGATGGGCAGATTCGCAGTTATCGTCGGTACGACAAGGAAATCCAAATCAACGACGAATGGATTGACACGTGAGCTAATCGTGGTATGAAGCTTGTGCTTGACTCGTGTCGCAGCATTATTCACTCCGATGATTGGAATGTTAACGCGCTCCATTGGTATATTCAACTTCCTCGCGAATGCTTCACTGATGAGATGCGAGTCAGATCCGGAATCCAACAAAGCTCGGCATGCTAGGCGGTTATTCCCGGAACCATATACTTCTACCTCTCCCGTCGAAAGAAGCACTTGCTTTGTCGTTGCCGCTCGAGCACAGTTGACACTTCCTGGTGCTTGTCCAGCGACTTCACAATGTTCTTCTGGGACTGATGATGTTACCGCGGATGACTGGCTTACTCCAAATTGTGGAGCTGTGGTCTTGTTCTCATGGAGCAAACTATGATGCTTTCGTTTGCATGTTTTACACGTTCTATCCGAGTTGCATTCTCCAGTACGATGACCTCGTCGTAGGCAATTAAAGCAAAGGCCAGTCTGCTTCACTTTGGTGTATCGCTCGCTTATCGTCATGTCCTTGAACACGTCGCACTTGTAGATTAGGTGTTCATTTCCACAGCATGCACACGATTCCTTGGACTGATTCGACGTTTGCACAAAATTCCTGCTTTGGACGGGCTTGATGTCGGATTGTTTACCTTTCTGTCTCGTGGAAACTGATGGACGTAGTTCGTTGTAGCCTTTCATCTTCTGGAGTATACGGCTTCGTTCTCGAAGGAAATCGATCGTCTCGGTGTAGGTGGGCAGTTCATCTGACGGGATTTGCGATTCATATAGTTTTCGTGTTTCCTTGTCAAGGCGTTTGGCAATCACATTGAGCAGGATCATCTCGGCAAGACCTTCGACTGGTAACGATCGGTTCTTCAATGCATCGACGTGTTTTGTGCAGATATCAAGCAAATTCCGCAATTCATTACCGTTCTCATTATTCATCTTTGGTAGTGCGAGCAAAGCGTCTATGTGTGTGTCGATGATGAGTCGCTCGTCTTCGTAGGTGTCCTCGAGCATCTTCCACGCTGATTCGTAATCATTATTGTTGATCACGTCTTGATCGATTTTCCCTGCTGCACCTCCGACGAGAGAATTTTTCAAGTGGTACAGCTTTATGGCTGGTGACTCGTTGGGGTACCTGCTCATGATGGTTTTGAACATGCATTTGAACGAGTACCAGTTCTCGAGACTACCATCGAATGTTGGCAGCGGCACATGCAGATGAGGTGTGGAGCTATTTACTACCACCGGTTGCTGCGGAACAAATGCCGGAGCTAAGGCACTCATATTCCCTCGCTTTTTCTCCTCTTCAGCTGCATTCCACTTTGCAATTTCCGATTGGATGTTCACAAAAAGCTCAGCGTGCAGCTCTTCGTCCTGGAAATGGCTTTGTTTGTGTCCTTCACGCTGATCCCTTGGAACAAGGTCACAAATATCCAGATACGTTTTCTGCAGTTCATCGTTACACTGACGAAGTGTTTCGAGTTGTAGTCGCAGCCAATGAATGCTGATGTTAGCCACAGCCAATCCCTCACGGATCCGGAGCATTCTTTCCTTCGCCAAATCACGATGATCGAGAATCTTCTCGAGCTTCTTCGACATTTCCTTGCGTTTTTGTTCCTGTTTCTGTTGTTGCACCGAAAGATTATTCACCGGCGGCTCACTTGCAGTTTCCAGAAGGATCCTTGGGATAATACTCCGTTGGATTTGAGGAGTTTCTTCGGTCATTAGACCCACAATTTACTTATCTTCAGATTCACAGTTTCAGTTTTGTTCTAGaattttccacttttcactcGACCGCGTGTCGAACACGATCGAACATGTTTCGCGCACGCACTAACACCAACACACAATACGCGTCAATCGGCCGGTTTGCCGATAGCTTTTTCCAACCGGTGGAAATCCAAAGTTCTCGCGATTTTATCCGGAATTTCACCACAAATCAACCAAAGACCATCACGGAATGGTTATCCGGTACGAATGGACCAAAATGTTCTTGAATATTTTGTaagaattggttttcgggagATATGTTGGTGAATCAATAAACACGCGTCTTAACTGGTCGACAAATTTATTCAAACTGTACCTTCTTATTCTATTACATTTTCTCTCTCCTTCTTTTCGCGCCTAGAAGAAAAGGCGAACATGGGCGAACATCCTTTCGCGCCAAGAGCAAGCGGCGATCGATCCTGACTGGGGGTCGCACGATGTAAATGCGTTTTTATCATCAAAATCAGCAttagaaaataaagttttttaaaacatgaatattttttaatgaaaatctcTACACATATTATAATGTCTTCAACTAATATTTTAGAGccatttaaaatattcaaagtaAAATATTTGACCATGCTTAAAAAGACACGTTTAAAACACCTCACTCCCAATGTATAAAACGAATGCTTTATATTTACCTCTTCCCTTGTTCGTGCAACAGCAGCACGGCATCGAGCGGACCTCAATCTGTGCTCCGAAATTGAAACCTCAATGCGTGCTAAACACGAAGCGTTCGAATTTTCCAAGGCCGCCGTATTGTGATACGAATTTCGTCTTCAGTATGGTTTTCGAAGGTCTCCTGAGTCCTGTCGGTCTAACGCAAGAGACTATCTTATGATAGAGAAGAGCagaatcacaaaaaaaacagTGTCATGAAGCTGTTTCAACTTGGACGGATATTCAGAATCGGTAGATCAAATGGCGGCCGGCCTGCTCAAAATATCCACCTAAGTTGAAACAGGCTCACGCAACCTTTTGCAAGGAGTCCATCCagtcgggaaaagcgggaaaaaccgggaattggATCCGACCAGAAGAAAATCGGGAAAAAACGCGGGAAATTATAAAACCAATCGGGAATTTAAACTATCTATCAATTCATAAACATTCATTACCGAAtttatggaatatttttttcttgcaatgTCTTAAAAActgttatttgaaaatattatgtCTGGCAATAGTGTGGgtcactcaaaaaaaaaaaatcactcaaaaTAATGATACAAATTGTATAAAACAAAGATTCCCAAAGTGGT
The nucleotide sequence above comes from Armigeres subalbatus isolate Guangzhou_Male chromosome 3, GZ_Asu_2, whole genome shotgun sequence. Encoded proteins:
- the LOC134221623 gene encoding uncharacterized protein LOC134221623, which translates into the protein MTEETPQIQRSIIPRILLETASEPPVNNLSVQQQKQEQKRKEMSKKLEKILDHRDLAKERMLRIREGLAVANISIHWLRLQLETLRQCNDELQKTYLDICDLVPRDQREGHKQSHFQDEELHAELFVNIQSEIAKWNAAEEEKKRGNMSALAPAFVPQQPVVVNSSTPHLHVPLPTFDGSLENWYSFKCMFKTIMSRYPNESPAIKLYHLKNSLVGGAAGKIDQDVINNNDYESAWKMLEDTYEDERLIIDTHIDALLALPKMNNENGNELRNLLDICTKHVDALKNRSLPVEGLAEMILLNVIAKRLDKETRKLYESQIPSDELPTYTETIDFLRERSRILQKMKGYNELRPSVSTRQKGKQSDIKPVQSRNFVQTSNQSKESCACCGNEHLIYKCDVFKDMTISERYTKVKQTGLCFNCLRRGHRTGECNSDRTCKTCKRKHHSLLHENKTTAPQFGVSQSSAVTSSVPEEHCEVAGQAPGSVNCARAATTKQVLLSTGEVEVYGSGNNRLACRALLDSGSDSHLISEAFARKLNIPMERVNIPIIGVNNAATRVKHKLHTTISSRVNPFVVDLDFLVVPTITANLPITKVDVRSWIIPDNLALADPSFHTPDEIQMIIGAELFST
- the LOC134221622 gene encoding uncharacterized protein LOC134221622, whose protein sequence is MKLAEGTPTLIETQLGWIVSGPVKAIQIGPTHAVCQLNHIDDQLNRTLVKFWELETCIEASPYTPAEQAIEEHYERTTSRDESGRYIVKLPFNQNKSQLGDSLETARVRFNRLLRSFANDEKKKRYTEFMDEYLELGHMVEVHDKPEDCYFLPHHAVYKESSSSTKIRVVFDASAKTTSGLSLNDALGVGPTVQNDLITILLRFCCYPVVLTADIPKMYRQVQVHKDDRKYQRILWLNTNNEMATFELTTVTYGCASAPYLATRTLLQLAKDEATDLPLASKVIEDNSYIDDFLTGGRNEQEVIKIYKQLTELLRRGGFGVHKFCSNSKAVRDIIPHDLQETLFNFEEADINNVIRTLGLIWNPNEDYFTFNVTLLDGRVGNTRPTKRSVLSVIGHLFDPCGYLGPVTTTAKLLMQDLWRLKLNWDDELPNEQNELWTTFREQLPLVNALRKKRCVITSEATTLELHGFSDASQRAYGAVLYTRCISPNGTVSVELVCSKSRVAPLKPMTIPRLELCGTLLLARLVEKTISAMKIPFSKVTLHTDSQVCLSWFAKSPLALNQFVANRVATIHELTQDYKWCYVRTYDNPADIISRGVLPAELFEMEQWFKGAPTLWLQDSSDNVERIYLDDNELPELKPALVATAVQRPMSLDLTRMSSFRRLQRAWAYVLRFIKNVRTKVRNTSDLHVCEIAEATQTILKLVQKEAFDEIFDAMVKGKQLKQYRGLALFSDKDGIIRVGGRLKYSSIPYDGKHQILLPEKHHVTEILVRQLHIDNFHVGQRGLLAILRERYWPIKARLLIKRIVSKCYVCFRHNPSPVNQFMGELPDYRITPSPVFSNTGVDYAGPVYLKEAGRKKTLYKAYIAVFICLATKAIHIEVVSNLTGENFIAALQRFISRRGIVSNMYSDNGTTFVGANHELAELRRIFEDQALQRKLNDFCTSKGIVWHFIPPRSPHFGGIWEAGVKSVKHHLKRVVGETKLTFEEMTTFLAQCEAILNSRPLIPVSDDPNDIEVLTPSHFLIGRSALSIPEPSYEDVKVGRLGRWQHIQLMKQHFWKRWSAEYLHYLQSRPKWNSEVSKIDIGAVVVLKDDNSPPHQWRLGRIVATHPGQDGIVRVVTVRADSKEFRRAVAKVCFLPNVDPMDSTGGV